One window from the genome of Carassius auratus strain Wakin unplaced genomic scaffold, ASM336829v1 scaf_tig00019316, whole genome shotgun sequence encodes:
- the LOC113076213 gene encoding zinc finger protein 271-like isoform X3, which produces MRVHTGEKPFTCNQCGKIFTQSSNLKDHMNIHTGEKPYKCSNCDKRFSVSFNLKTHERIHTGEKPYKCSHCDKRFSQSSSLKTHERIHTGEKPYKCSHCDKRFSQSSSLKTHERIHTGEKPYKCSQCDKRFSHPISLKTHEMFHTGEKAYKCSHCDKRFSQSSSLKTHERIHTGEKPYKCSHCDKRFSDLSSLKTHERIHTGEKPYKCSHCDKRFSQPINLKTHERFHTGEKPYKCSHCDKRFSQSAGLKKHERIHTGEKPYKCSQCDKRFSDSTHLKTHERFHTGEKPYKCSHCDKRFSQFGDSSSLKTHERIHTGEKPYKCSHCDKRFGDSSSLKRHERSHTGDKPYKCSHCDKRFNQSSSLKTHERIHTGEKAHHRNVRGKRSIKSSVIHSHTKTNHSKAPYTRRRI; this is translated from the exons atgagagttcatactggagagaaaccattcacttgCAATCAGTGCGGGAAGATTTTTACACAATCATCAAACCTTAAggatcacatgaacatccacactggagagaaaccttacaagtgttcaaactgtgacaagagattcagtgtgtcattcaatctgaaaacacatgagaggatccacactggagagaaaccttacaagtgttcacactgtgacaagagattcagtcagtcatcaagtctgaaaacacatgagaggatccacactggagagaaaccttacaagtgttcacactgtgacaagagattcagtcagtcatcaagtctgaaaacacatgagaggatccacactggagagaaaccttacaagtgttcacaatgtgacaagagattcagtcacccaataagtctgaaaacacatgagatgtttcacactggagagaaagctTACAAGTGTTctcactgtgacaagagattcagtcagtcatcaagtctgaaaacacatgagaggatccacactggagagaaaccttacaagtgttcgcactgtgacaagagattcagtgatttatcaagtctgaaaacacatgagaggatccacactggagagaaaccttacaagtgttcacactgtgacaagagattcagtcagccaataaatctgaaaacacatgagaggtttcacactggagagaaaccttacaagtgttcacactgtgacaagagattcagtcagtcagctggtctgaaaaaacatgagaggatccacactggagagaaaccttacaagtgttcacaatgtgacaagagattcagtgattcgacacatctgaaaacacatgagaggtttcacactggagagaaaccttacaagtgttcacactgtgacaagagattcagtca attcggtgattcatcaagtctgaaaacacatgagaggatacacactggagagaaaccttacaagtgttcacactgtgacaagagattcggtgattcatcaagtctgaaaagacatgagaggagtCACACTGGAGATAAaccatacaagtgttcacactgtgacaagagattcaatcaatcatcgagtctgaaaacacatgagaggattcacactggagagaaagcaCATCACCGCAATGTACGTGGGAAGCGTTCCATTAAGTCATCTGTTATACACAGTCACACAAAAACCAACCACAGTAAGGCCCCGTACACACGGAGACGCATTTag
- the LOC113076213 gene encoding zinc finger protein 271-like isoform X2, which yields MRVHTGEKPFTCNQCGKIFTQSSNLKDHMNIHTGEKPYKCSNCDKRFSVSFNLKTHERIHTGEKPYKCSHCDKRFSQSSSLKTHERIHTGEKPYKCSHCDKRFSQSSSLKTHERIHTGEKPYKSYKCSHCDKRFSQSSSLKTHERIHTGEKPYKCSHCDKRFSDLSSLKTHERIHTGEKPYKCSHCDKRFSQPINLKTHERFHTGEKPYKCSHCDKRFSQSAGLKKHERIHTGEKPYKCSQCDKRFSDSTHLKTHERFHTGEKPYKCSHCDKRFSQSAGLKKHERIHTEEKPYKCSHCDKRFGDSSSLKTHERIHTGEKPYKCSHCDKRFGDSSSLKRHERSHTGDKPYKCSHCDKRFNQSSSLKTHERIHTGEKAHHRNVRGKRSIKSSVIHSHTKTNHSKAPYTRRRI from the exons atgagagttcatactggagagaaaccattcacttgCAATCAGTGCGGGAAGATTTTTACACAATCATCAAACCTTAAggatcacatgaacatccacactggagagaaaccttacaagtgttcaaactgtgacaagagattcagtgtgtcattcaatctgaaaacacatgagaggatccacactggagagaaaccttacaagtgttcacactgtgacaagagattcagtcagtcatcaagtctgaaaacacatgagaggatccacactggagagaaaccttacaagtgttcacactgtgacaagagattcagtcagtcatcaagtctgaaaacacatgagaggatccacactggagagaaaccttacaagt ctTACAAGTGTTctcactgtgacaagagattcagtcagtcatcaagtctgaaaacacatgagaggatccacactggagagaaaccttacaagtgttcgcactgtgacaagagattcagtgatttatcaagtctgaaaacacatgagaggatccacactggagagaaaccttacaagtgttcacactgtgacaagagattcagtcagccaataaatctgaaaacacatgagaggtttcacactggagagaaaccttacaagtgttcacactgtgacaagagattcagtcagtcagctggtctgaaaaaacatgagaggatccacactggagagaaaccttacaagtgttcacaatgtgacaagagattcagtgattcgacacatctgaaaacacatgagaggtttcacactggagagaaaccttacaagtgttcacactgtgacaagagattcagtcagtcagcaggtctgaaaaaacatgagaggatccacactgaagagaaaccttacaagtgttcacactgtgacaagagattcggtgattcatcaagtctgaaaacacatgagaggatacacactggagagaaaccttacaagtgttcacactgtgacaagagattcggtgattcatcaagtctgaaaagacatgagaggagtCACACTGGAGATAAaccatacaagtgttcacactgtgacaagagattcaatcaatcatcgagtctgaaaacacatgagaggattcacactggagagaaagcaCATCACCGCAATGTACGTGGGAAGCGTTCCATTAAGTCATCTGTTATACACAGTCACACAAAAACCAACCACAGTAAGGCCCCGTACACACGGAGACGCATTTag
- the LOC113076213 gene encoding zinc finger protein 271-like isoform X4: MRVHTGEKPFTCNQCGKIFTQSSNLKDHMNIHTGEKPYKCSNCDKRFSVSFNLKTHERIHTGEKPYKCSHCDKRFSQSSSLKTHERIHTGEKPYKCSHCDKRFSQSSSLKTHERIHTGEKPYKCSQCDKRFSHPISLKTHEMFHTGEKAYKCSHCDKRFSQSSSLKTHERIHTGEKPYKCSHCDKRFSDLSSLKTHERIHTGEKPYKCSHCDKRFSQPINLKTHERIHTGEKPYKCSQCDKRFSDSTHLKTHERFHTGEKPYKCSHCDKRFSQSAGLKKHERIHTEEKPYKCSHCDKRFGDSSSLKTHERIHTGEKPYKCSHCDKRFGDSSSLKRHERSHTGDKPYKCSHCDKRFNQSSSLKTHERIHTGEKAHHRNVRGKRSIKSSVIHSHTKTNHSKAPYTRRRI; the protein is encoded by the exons atgagagttcatactggagagaaaccattcacttgCAATCAGTGCGGGAAGATTTTTACACAATCATCAAACCTTAAggatcacatgaacatccacactggagagaaaccttacaagtgttcaaactgtgacaagagattcagtgtgtcattcaatctgaaaacacatgagaggatccacactggagagaaaccttacaagtgttcacactgtgacaagagattcagtcagtcatcaagtctgaaaacacatgagaggatccacactggagagaaaccttacaagtgttcacactgtgacaagagattcagtcagtcatcaagtctgaaaacacatgagaggatccacactggagagaaaccttacaagtgttcacaatgtgacaagagattcagtcacccaataagtctgaaaacacatgagatgtttcacactggagagaaagctTACAAGTGTTctcactgtgacaagagattcagtcagtcatcaagtctgaaaacacatgagaggatccacactggagagaaaccttacaagtgttcgcactgtgacaagagattcagtgatttatcaagtctgaaaacacatgagaggatccacactggagagaaaccttacaagtgttcacactgtgacaagagattcagtcagccaataaatctgaaaacacatgagag gatccacactggagagaaaccttacaagtgttcacaatgtgacaagagattcagtgattcgacacatctgaaaacacatgagaggtttcacactggagagaaaccttacaagtgttcacactgtgacaagagattcagtcagtcagcaggtctgaaaaaacatgagaggatccacactgaagagaaaccttacaagtgttcacactgtgacaagagattcggtgattcatcaagtctgaaaacacatgagaggatacacactggagagaaaccttacaagtgttcacactgtgacaagagattcggtgattcatcaagtctgaaaagacatgagaggagtCACACTGGAGATAAaccatacaagtgttcacactgtgacaagagattcaatcaatcatcgagtctgaaaacacatgagaggattcacactggagagaaagcaCATCACCGCAATGTACGTGGGAAGCGTTCCATTAAGTCATCTGTTATACACAGTCACACAAAAACCAACCACAGTAAGGCCCCGTACACACGGAGACGCATTTag